A window of Bacteroidota bacterium genomic DNA:
TGGTAACTCCGGGCTTTCCACAGCACCTCATCTACATTATGAAGTGCGCGACAGTAAAACGCGCAAGCCTTACAACCCGATTTTCCTCTTCCTGCCAAGCATGACGCCTGAGCAGTACCAGGAAATGTTCACCGAACTAGAAGCCAATACAAGCTCTCTGGATTAATCGGTTGCTTTTACGGGTAGGTTGGCGAAAACTTTAGCCATTCCTTTTTAGTCTCCCTCAGTTAGGTCGACAATTCTCATTAATGTGGGTTAATGCGGGAACCCGTTTGCGGGGTAACGCGTGCCCACGTTTTTATTTTCTGTTCTCGCTAACTGCATGTATTGCAGATATTTGGGGTTCAGGGAATTCGCTTGCTTTTGTCCCAAAGGTGTCCTATAGTTCTGCGAACACCTAATCTGTAAAGGGATTTTGGTAATCAATAACTGTCAATGAGAATTAAAAATTCAGTCGTCTGCCATGTACTGGACTCTTGAATTGGCCTCCTACTTGGAAGACGCGCCATGGCCGGCAAGTAAAGAGGAGTTGATCGATTATGCCGATCGCACTGGCGCCCCCATCGAGGTGGTAGAAAATCTTCTTCTTATTGAAGATGATGGAGAGCCTTATGAGAGTATCGAGGAGATCTGGCCTGATTTCCCGACTTCTCACGATGATTTCTTCTTTGAAGACGATTAGTCAATTCTTAGCTGAATAAACAGCCTGCTATTCCCATACGTGGCGCGCTGCTTCAAGCATTCCTGGGTTCGTGTTATCTGCTCTATACGCTATTAGAAGCTTTGCATCTAACCATACCCGATGGTTTTGTATAACTATATGCTTTTGGCTGCTCTGTAGCACGTCTCCTGCTTTCGCCCAATCTGGAGAACTGGAATCCGCAACTGCAGAGCCACAACTCCTCATTTCCAAAGTTCGCTTTAAAGGCAATCGTATATTCAATAAAAAGCAGCTTGAGGCACGTGTGCGCACAAAAGCCAATCGCCGCTTTTTGCTGGTGCCCGGGTTCAACTGGTGGCTGTGGCTATATCGTATTGGTGATTCCGGACTATTTGGCAACAGAATAGGCAGTGCACTCAAAGCGACTGGTGAACCCCCTTACTATCTGGATAAAGTGGTCCTCGAGCAAGATGTCCAGCGCCTGTTGGTATACTACCAGCAATCCGGGTTTCGTCGTGCACAGGTGAAGGCCGAGGTTGATACTACGGCCAACAAGCGGCTGGAAGTCTCTTTTCTGATTGCGCAGGGTCCCCCGACATTCGTGAAGGATGTCCGTTTCGACGTGAACAACCTTAATGAGGATCAGCAGGACCGGCTCGCAAGGGAGTCATTATTGCACCGAGATGTATTGCCTCACGAAGACCGGTTAGCTTTTAAGCCCCAGGGGCAGTGGTATTCTGAGGTGTTGCTGCACGAGGAGCGCCGGCGTATACTTGAATTTCTGCGGGAAGAAGGATTTGCTGCTGTAACGCGTGATTCTGTACGGGCAATTATTACCGACCACAATCCTGACTCTTTTGACGTGACTTTCCGCGTCAGACCTGGTGAGCGGTACCGGTTTGGTGATATCCACTTCGACGTTAATGGCCCTGAAGAGGTGGCTGAAAAGCAGTTGGCCTTGCGCAGCAACACACCTGTGGATTCCAATGGCCATGTAGGGGGCGAAGTTACTGCTTCAATAGAGGGAGATCGTAAGCTGAAAGGAGATTTGCTTGCCAGCAGCCTGCAATTTGAGCCCGGGGAATGGTACGATCAGTCTAAATTGCTTTCCACGAAGCGCCGGCTCGAAGCCAAAGGTATCTTTGTGCTCTCGCGTATAGATCCCCAGTGGGAAGATATAAAACGGGAAGGTGCAGATAGCAGTTATCAATTACCCCATCGCGTATTGCTTGAGACGCGCGAACGGCATCAGATGCGTTTTGAGGCATTTATGCTACAGCGGAACGGCGTTTTGTCAGGTTCTGAGAATGAATTGGGTACCGGGCTAGGGGTGTCATACGAAAATGTCAATCTGCTGGGCAATGGTGAGAGTTTTCGGTTGAGCACAACCGGCTCCATTGCCGCTGATATCGATACAACCTTCTTTACTTCGGCCCAGGCTGAAATATCAACCGCGCTCACCCTCCCCTATCTGATAGCGCCTTTCAAAGGGCTCGATGAAGTGTTTGGCCTGTATGATGCCCGTACCCAGGTTTCTCTTTCTTTCCTAACCGCACGCCGAGAAGAACTCAGCTTTGTGATCCGGGGTAGGGGGACGGCCCGCTTGAGACTGGAAATGCAACAGAGCCCTACGCTCGTCTCCTATCTCGATCTGTTTGACCTCTCCCTCAGTAACCCGGATACCCTGAACGGATTTAGAAACAACTTTTTGGGGAATATCCTCCAGTCAATTGATGATCCGGTACAGTTTGCGCAAATCCTTGAAGACTATACCGAGCCCCAGATCAACAGTGCATTACGATTTACACGTCGTGCTTCGAACGTAAATCCGCTGCGCCGTGAGCAAGGATACAGTTATGAGGGTGCCCTAGAGGTTGGCGGGAATTTGCCCTTTTTCCTCGATAGGTTTGTTTATTCGCCAGATTCGTTGGAGGGGCGAATACCCGGACTGTCCCTGTTTCGCAGCGATAATTCGGATAATAGCCTGATTTATCGCCAATATGCCAGGTTGTCAGCAGATCTGAGGCAATACAAACCGATTAGCCAGAACTCGGTCCTGGCCTGGAAGCTGGTGGGCGGTATTGCGCATCCTACAGGCAAGGCGAATCTTGTACCCTTTGATCGCAGGTTTTACAGTGGTGGTGCATCAAGCGTGCGAGGCTGGGGGTTGCGAGGCCTTGGGCCGGGCCGAACACGGGCAGATACAACCAGTGGCCTGTTGGTTGATAACAATAGCATTTTGGGGGGAGATATCAAGCTTGAGGCAAGTATCGAGCTTCGTAGCACCGTACTGCGTGAAGTGCTCGCAGCAGACTGGATTCTTGCTTTTTATGGAGATGCCGGCAATGTGTGGTTCGGACCAAGGAATCCGGGTGATGATGCCGGCCATTTCAAGTTTTCCTCATTCTATAAAGAAATTGGCATCGGTACCGGATTCGGCTTGCGGCTCGCGTGGGATTATTTGATATTACGATTGGATTTGGCGTACCGTGTACACGATCCGGCTTTACGCGGAGCGTTTCTTGACAACGCGTTCAAGGAATCCCGCCTCCACTTTGGTATCGGACATACCTTTTAGGCAGGAAATCAATGCCGCAATTAGATTCTACCCAACGGACCCTCCAGCACTTTCGTGAATGGCTACAACGCCTTTACAGGCGTGCTTTTAGGCCACAACTGGATATTCGTACCCAGGCAATAGCGCAGGCGTTGCGCTCGGTAGACTTGTTTGCCAATTTCAACCGGGGCACCATCCGCAGCCTGGCTGAGGCGCTGCACGTGCGGGAATACAAGCGGGATGAGTATATTTATCGCGAACGCGACCCGGGGCTGGGGATGTACATTGTTCAGAGTGGGCGCGTAAGGCTATTGACGGAAGATGAGGAGGGCAACCTGCATGAGTCCCAACAAGCCGGCGACTTTGAGATATTTGGTCACCTGGCGCTCCTTGGTGACTTCAGGCGTTTCGAAACCGCGCAAGCAGTTACTGAGACGAGTGTGTTTGGCTTCTTTCGTCCTGAATTGAAGTCGATGATAAAGCGTGATCCGCGCACTGCAG
This region includes:
- a CDS encoding cyclic nucleotide-binding domain-containing protein, yielding MPQLDSTQRTLQHFREWLQRLYRRAFRPQLDIRTQAIAQALRSVDLFANFNRGTIRSLAEALHVREYKRDEYIYRERDPGLGMYIVQSGRVRLLTEDEEGNLHESQQAGDFEIFGHLALLGDFRRFETAQAVTETSVFGFFRPELKSMIKRDPRTAAALLHTLAGYAAAQHVAMYNLLVEKEGKVIATRMHNIATKGGDSKSPSASFVVRP
- a CDS encoding BamA/TamA family outer membrane protein yields the protein MLSALYAIRSFASNHTRWFCITICFWLLCSTSPAFAQSGELESATAEPQLLISKVRFKGNRIFNKKQLEARVRTKANRRFLLVPGFNWWLWLYRIGDSGLFGNRIGSALKATGEPPYYLDKVVLEQDVQRLLVYYQQSGFRRAQVKAEVDTTANKRLEVSFLIAQGPPTFVKDVRFDVNNLNEDQQDRLARESLLHRDVLPHEDRLAFKPQGQWYSEVLLHEERRRILEFLREEGFAAVTRDSVRAIITDHNPDSFDVTFRVRPGERYRFGDIHFDVNGPEEVAEKQLALRSNTPVDSNGHVGGEVTASIEGDRKLKGDLLASSLQFEPGEWYDQSKLLSTKRRLEAKGIFVLSRIDPQWEDIKREGADSSYQLPHRVLLETRERHQMRFEAFMLQRNGVLSGSENELGTGLGVSYENVNLLGNGESFRLSTTGSIAADIDTTFFTSAQAEISTALTLPYLIAPFKGLDEVFGLYDARTQVSLSFLTARREELSFVIRGRGTARLRLEMQQSPTLVSYLDLFDLSLSNPDTLNGFRNNFLGNILQSIDDPVQFAQILEDYTEPQINSALRFTRRASNVNPLRREQGYSYEGALEVGGNLPFFLDRFVYSPDSLEGRIPGLSLFRSDNSDNSLIYRQYARLSADLRQYKPISQNSVLAWKLVGGIAHPTGKANLVPFDRRFYSGGASSVRGWGLRGLGPGRTRADTTSGLLVDNNSILGGDIKLEASIELRSTVLREVLAADWILAFYGDAGNVWFGPRNPGDDAGHFKFSSFYKEIGIGTGFGLRLAWDYLILRLDLAYRVHDPALRGAFLDNAFKESRLHFGIGHTF
- a CDS encoding DUF2795 domain-containing protein — protein: MYWTLELASYLEDAPWPASKEELIDYADRTGAPIEVVENLLLIEDDGEPYESIEEIWPDFPTSHDDFFFEDD